ATCAAGTCTCGATCGACTGAGACTTAGCAAAACTGTTAGATTAAGATCTAACGGTcatctttctttcttcttccttcagctttcTTCCTCCTTCAATCACAAAATTGACTTATTCAAATTACAAATTCAGTCAACTTGCATATAACTCGTGTGAAAAAAGGGAGACCAATTTAAAAATTTAGAAATTGGACTGAAGGCAAAATAAATTCAGACCACTGAAAATTTCAGCAAGAATCACAAGGGAGATCGGATGGACAGAAAAAAAGAATAGAAGCGAATTGAAATCCGTCAGCTAAAAAATGGCATTCATGTAGTATatatattacttgctttgtttaagACCTTTCCGTTAATTATGTAACTTATTTTCTTTTACAGAACTGGATATGTCCAAGAGAAAGTTAACATTGGCTTTGCTCCACCCGGGTCAAAAGCAAGATGGTTTAGATCAAGTGAAGAGCCAAGGTTCATCAACACAGTGACATTTGGTAGCAGCAAGGAGAATGCTCCCACCCTTGTCATGGTTCATGGTTATGGTGCTTCACACGGGCTCTTCTTTCGAAACTACGATGCCCTCGCAAGCCGTTTCCGGGTCATTGCCATTGATCAACTCGGGTAAGTAGCTCTAAGAAAATCAAAAAGGACTCGACTAATTGTGACAATTTTCCTTGGTACATGTGGAAGAGGGAAATTAATCTGAATAATTTTGTGCATCACAATACTTGCACACGTTGTATTTTACCTACCCATACTAGGTTATGACTCCTGACTTGTTGCCATGCCACAAATATTATTTTGATTGCTGACAACTATTGGTGTTGATGTTGCTTGCTTTAGTTATTTATTATGTAAATAAGGATACGTTTATATCAGAATTTGAATGATATCATGACGTTAATTAGGAGGAAGAAGCAGTTGACTCTTTACCCTTTCCCCTAGTTTTATTGTTTTCCTCCTTCATGTGATCTATGAACCTAGAATAGAGAATATGCCCTATATGACATTCATTGGAAAAATCCATCTAATCTAAAATAAATATTTTCAAAATTAGCCTGATGACACATGAAGTGTTTGCCGACTATTACACGAGTAATGTGTTATGCATGATAACAACGCTTTATATTGTTCTTTCTGTTACCCCACACTGCATATGTTGAATTTTGCTTTCCTTTTGCAGTTGGGGTGGATCAAGCAGACCTGACTTCATTTGTAAAAGTACCGAAGGTTAGATACAAATACTTTATTTGTTGTGCGAATTTTTGAGAAGTTGTTAGATGTTTCATTATGCTAGTTGTGACCCTCAGCTATAGATGTTATTTCTATTGTTTAGCATACTATGGAATGTAATTTTATGGCAAAACATCTCAAAATGCTCCCCTTTATTTGAGTTCTAGGTGATTTTGTAAGCAACTTCTGTGAGAACCACACACAGATTTGCTTTGCTTTGTGTTTAGATCTTGCTACATTCATTTTATAAACAATGAGTAATTTGTTCCCCTCCTTCTTTCGGTCAACTATGTAAATAGAAACGGATGCTTGGTTCATAGACTCTTTTGAAGAATGGCGCAAAGCAAAGAACCTCAACAATTTTATATTGCTTGGACATTCTTTGGGAGGATATGTTGCTGCAAAGTATGCCTTACAGGTATATTTATAATAGTACATTCAGCAAGTGAAGCTACCCCACCGATGCCTATGATTGTACTAAAACCTATGTCTCATTTCAGCACCCTGAACACGTGCAACACTTGATTTTGGTTGGCCCTGCTGGCTTTTCACCAGAAGCAGATGATAGCGCCGAGCGATTAGCCAAGCTTAGAGGAACATGGAAAGGCATGCTAGTAAACCATCTTTGGGAGTCCAATTTTACTCCTTCGAAAATTTTGAGGTAAGACTAGTTTCGATCTTAAATTTGAATAATGTAGGTACCGTTAGAAAAAGGGAGTAACCCTCCTCTTCTGCCCATGGTGAAAATGTTCGATGGGCTTGATTTCTCCATCTGGCTAAGCAGATGATGACAATGTTCAGATTTAAGTAGATAGAGCGGATCTAATGTAGAAGCAATATCACTTCTGATGTGACTTTTATCGTGAAGATAACGGTTCTTGTAAGGGACAGATACATTCTTGCCCGTAGTTAGTTCTCACTTGTGGACTTTGCCTCTAATCATTGGCTATCCTCGGTTTTGCCCATAAAATTCCATTTTAGGTCGCTCGAATGCCCTTCCGTCAAGATTCTGTGCGGTTAAAGGTCATTGGTTGTTATTTGACGAGAATACCCCAGGTAGCTGGCAAATGGCCCATCTCCCTTACACATGGGACCCACTAAGAAATAAAAGCCTAGAACTAGTCCAACTACAACGCAGCAGAGTAGCTCACTTGAGGTGCAACCTCTTCTCTCACCTGTTCTAGCCTAGCCTAGCCAACTAGGCCCGACCTTCTTCAACCTCAAGCTGAAGCACCAGCTTGCGCCCATAGCGCCATCGGGCACCAGATCCTTTCACCGCCATTTTTGAATTCACATCATATTTATCCTCTACCAACATGATTCCCAAGACTCCACGATTCCATTCCTTCCCTTTGCATAGATATTCGAGCCCTAGAGATGATGAAACCGTCCTTGACCCGATCGAAGTTGGCCATTGTGCCAAGAAGTGCCGCCTCTGTTGACCACATCGTCTCCTCCATCTTGCGCCATTCGACTTGCCTTGCCACACCCTCCACTTTCTCTGAGCACACCTTCTCGAGCTTTGTACACAACTGGTGCCCAGTTCATGTCGAGGTCGGCGACCTTCATCGTCCCCACGGTAAACTGTCATCTCGTTACAAGAAACCTTGTCCAGGAGGTTCTCCATATCCCGTAATGGACCCCTGTAGAAGGAACTAAGGGGGGATTGGTCAGTAATCGATGGGATGTCCATTGTATTCCTTGCCTTCGACGACGCTCCACTACTCCCTGATCTCCTTTGTTGAGCCCCATTCGTCCAACACCCCCACCCCCTAGGTCATGTCAGAGATTCAAATATTGTCCACTTGGATCTCCTCGTCCTAGACCACCTTGCTACAAGATCATGCTCTGCCGCTGCCGCCGTCAATGGAAACATCGCTTCGGTGCCTCCACAGTTGACCCCTACCTCTGCGGTGTACTCCTATTGGGCGCACAatccttttccctcttcttccaTGCTCCCACGTTCCTTCTATCCTAGTCATGTCGTGCTTCACCCATAGCCGCCACTACTGCTCATTGGTGTCATTGTTTCCAGTGACCCTAGTTCCCCATACCGCCTCAGTTGGTCCCTGAGAGTTGAACGCACTACCCAGCAAGTCATCTAGTGCCCTGTGTCTCCATCCCGTGTATCCTCGCTATGACTGCGTCCTCTACTTCTATTGTTGGCTAGAgacaaacaaacacacacacacacacacacagagacagagGTATGTGCATGGTGATgcttttttcgtttcttttttggTCCCACATGAAGTGAATTGACCTGAAGATATATGACCTTTTTTTGCTTTTTCTAGATGGGTCCCACATGTAAGGGGCATATAGCCCATCTAGCCACTGCAAAAGTATTTTGGTTATCCAGGACAACAATCAAAGGCCTTTAACCGAATGGCAGAGTGATAGAAGAGCATTTGTGTGATACAAGATTCTTAGGGGTAAAAATGAGGAGAACCGAAAATTAGGCAAAACCAACGGGTGTaaactaaccaagggcaagagtgtatTTGTCCTAATGTCCCATTTGTTTTTGTTAAGCAGAGGATTGGGTCCTTGGGGCCCATATTTTGTTCGAAGATATACCACAAGTAGGTTAGGATCATATTCAACTGGTGAATTACTAGGAAAACATGAATCTATCTTGCTGACAGGTAAACATTCTTTACTACATTAAATAAACAACTACATTTTCTAAATGATGCTTGCGGATAAAACTAACTCTCGCTttcacatgtatgaagattatattTACCACACTTTAGTTGCCAAAGCCAGTGGAGAGTTGTGCTTAAATTATACTTTTTCTTTGGGGGCATTTGCAAGAAAACCTCTTCTGCAAAGGTTAGCCCATCTTTGTGTGTTCTTAGTTTGCACGAACTTTCCTGTTTATCCTTCTTATGTCTTAACAACATGCACATTAAATATGATTCTCATTAAGTTTAAGATAACATAATCTTTGAATTCTCACAACAATTAAGAGTTTTAAGATAACATATTTTTATTCTCATTAATCATTAAATTTTAAGATGACATCTTTCTTTATTTTTTACTTAGAGCTGTTAGTTCTTAGTATTAGCGAAGGACACTACAATTCATTACTTTTCTACATGATAGAGAATGAAAATACTTAAATAGCCGCAGCTAGTTAGCACCCCATTGGAAAAATATTTTTATCTAGAATGGTGAAAATGGTTGTTTGAGCTCAACTAGCTAAGGAAAATTCCTTTTCATTTATTACCAGCTTTTAAATCGCATGTACTCTGGATAGTATATGTTTCTCATTTCTTCCCTAGTAGTTGATAATTCCCTTTTCTCTTAAAATCCATGTTAAGTTTAGATATACCGCCTGTGGTTACCACGAACATATTCTAATTCCATCATAGCTAGTCTATAACGGAAAGTTGAACTTTGATTGCAATTCTCTTATTGATTCTGATATCCGTTTCATAATGTCACTGACCCCACTA
Above is a window of Triticum dicoccoides isolate Atlit2015 ecotype Zavitan chromosome 5B, WEW_v2.0, whole genome shotgun sequence DNA encoding:
- the LOC119309966 gene encoding probable 1-acylglycerol-3-phosphate O-acyltransferase, whose translation is MANAEDAPTAVAAGSCRWPSALRWIPTSADGIVAAEKRLLSLVKTGYVQEKVNIGFAPPGSKARWFRSSEEPRFINTVTFGSSKENAPTLVMVHGYGASHGLFFRNYDALASRFRVIAIDQLGWGGSSRPDFICKSTEETDAWFIDSFEEWRKAKNLNNFILLGHSLGGYVAAKYALQHPEHVQHLILVGPAGFSPEADDSAERLAKLRGTWKGMLVNHLWESNFTPSKILRGLGPWGPYFVRRYTTSRLGSYSTGELLGKHESILLTDYIYHTLVAKASGELCLNYTFSLGAFARKPLLQSASDWKVSTTFIYGQDDWMNYQGAQQARKDMTVPCEIIRVPHGGHLEFIENPSGFNSAVLYACRNFLSEDVGDDLSRPNGLIYA